In Thermoplasmata archaeon, the sequence TAGACAGTGACAGATCCGCCAACGCCGAGCGTGCCTGTTGAAGGATCTTGGCGGTAGTACGCGTCGATGGCCGCGAAGAAGAGCCAAGCACTTAGCGTCGTTAGCGAGGCGGATACGGCGTAGATGAGCAGAGCCGTCGAAATCGACGCAAGCCCGCGTGGGATTCGATCGCGTTTGAGCGCTCTCACAACATCGGCCTCCGGTGGCCCATCGCGCTTGAGATTCTACGACAATCTCCGGTTTGGATATATGCCCATGCCGGCGTAGGAATCACCCTCCACCGCAAGCCGACTGATCTGCCTCGTCGCGCTGGGCAGTCGGGCGCTCGTTCATAGTGTGAAGCCCGCCACTTTGTTGCTAAACAATCTTTCGCAAGTCGTGTGCGGAGGTGGTTTTTCACGAATTGACCAGCCGTCTCGGAATCAGAATCGCAGTTGTCCCTGCAGCCAATGATGACACGGGGTTATTGTTTGCTCCGAATGAAGACGTCGCACCCGAAGCATTCTTAAACCACCCCGGCCTCGCCCTCCATGTGGCCCGCTTCCCCGAAGCCGAGCGCCGCCGGCTGCACAAGATGATCTGCATGCAGTGCTACGCACGCAACGCGATGCGTGCGACCCGCTGTCGGAAGTGCGGGAGCAAAGAGCTCCGGCCGAAGGCGAAGGAAGCGCGCAAGGAATAGGCTCTCGTCCCGAACCCTTCGGGGCTCGCCCGGTGATTCTGGGGAGGATGTCCCTCTCAATTATCGTCGCGGCATAGTAATGTTAAATAGGGGCCCGCCAACCTTACACCGACCCGGGGAGCCGCAATGAGACGAGGTGCGTTCATAGCGATGCTCCTCCTAGCCGCGCTCCTGGCGTCGCCCCACGCCTCCGCGGATCCCTTGGGGACGAGCAACGTCACCTACTACCCTGCGGGTCCGTCGCAGGTTTCCCTCCATCTCGGCGAGTCCCTCGACTACCCGTGGGTGTTTTTCAATGGCGAGACCGCGAAGGTCTACGTGAACCTGACCGCCGAAGGCGACCTCGGGTTTGCCGCGGTCGCCTCGCCCTTGTTTGTGGTCCTTGACGTGAACGGGTCGGACGAAATCGTCCTCCGCCTGAAGGCACCCTCGCAGGGGACGAGCGAATCCGGGTCCGTCCGGGTCCACCTGATGGCGATTAACCTGCAGACGAACGCGATGGCGACGCAGGATGTCGTGGTGCCCATCGTCCTCCTCGGACCTCTTCCGTCGCAGGATGCCACGGGAAAGATCCTGGGGATTTGGCCGAACCCGCTGCCGCCGCCGCTCGACAACGACTGGGCCGCGTTTGGCGTATCGATCCTGGCATGGCTCGGGATCGCCACGGGCCTGGCGTTCATCGTCCATCCGATCGTGAAGGCGGTCCTCCGGCGGGCGACGGCCAAGCTCGAGGATGTCGTCCACATCCTCCGGTTTCCTGTGTTCGTCCTCACGCTCCTCTACGGTGCCGTGCGCTCCCTCGTGATCCTTGGCCTGCCGCCCGACCCGACGCTCTACGCGCTCTATCGCGTCCCGATCGCCCTGATTCTCACGTGGGTCGGCTACCGGATTTTCCGTGACATCCTCATGAGCTACGGGAGAGGGATTGCGAGGCGCGTGACGGGCGACGACCACGTGGTCCCGGCCCTCGAGAAGATCGGAGCCGTCGTCATCGTGATCCTCGGCCTCGTCTTCGCGGTACAGTCCCTCGGGTACGACATCACGCTCGTCCTCGCGGGGTTCGGTGTCATCGGCCTGGTGATCGCGTTCGCGGCGCAGGACACCGTGTCGAACTTCTTCGCGGGGCTGTACATCATGGTCGACCGGCCGTTCCGCGTCGGGGACCTCATCGAGATCGACCCGGACGTCATCTGCACGGTCCAGGATATCGGGCTCCGGACGACGAAACTGTACTGGGGCAAGAACCACACCTTCATCATCATGCCGAACAACGAGTTGGCGAACCGGAAGATCGTCAACTACGTCCGCCCGAATCGTCGGTTCCGGACCAACGTCAAGGTCGGCGTGTCGTACCACAGCGACCTCGACAAGGTCAAGCAGGTCATGATGGACATCGCGCGCTCCCACCCTTGGATCCTGAAGG encodes:
- a CDS encoding 50S ribosomal protein L40e — translated: MARFPEAERRRLHKMICMQCYARNAMRATRCRKCGSKELRPKAKEARKE
- a CDS encoding mechanosensitive ion channel family protein, translating into MLLLAALLASPHASADPLGTSNVTYYPAGPSQVSLHLGESLDYPWVFFNGETAKVYVNLTAEGDLGFAAVASPLFVVLDVNGSDEIVLRLKAPSQGTSESGSVRVHLMAINLQTNAMATQDVVVPIVLLGPLPSQDATGKILGIWPNPLPPPLDNDWAAFGVSILAWLGIATGLAFIVHPIVKAVLRRATAKLEDVVHILRFPVFVLTLLYGAVRSLVILGLPPDPTLYALYRVPIALILTWVGYRIFRDILMSYGRGIARRVTGDDHVVPALEKIGAVVIVILGLVFAVQSLGYDITLVLAGFGVIGLVIAFAAQDTVSNFFAGLYIMVDRPFRVGDLIEIDPDVICTVQDIGLRTTKLYWGKNHTFIIMPNNELANRKIVNYVRPNRRFRTNVKVGVSYHSDLDKVKQVMMDIARSHPWILKDDPEFDPIFRIVDFGENSILVMIIVWVDDVDHRWHIGSELREQIKKRFNQEGIEISFPQRVVQILPGPGPLPGDGEGEDAAR